One part of the Dasypus novemcinctus isolate mDasNov1 chromosome 29, mDasNov1.1.hap2, whole genome shotgun sequence genome encodes these proteins:
- the LOC101428535 gene encoding olfactory receptor 14C36-like: MVTEFLLTRFSDVWEYRVLQAMLFLLMYLATLMGNFLIVTVTILDEKLHTPMYFFPRNLSALDMCYISVTVPTTFVIFLLESKAVSIVGCAAQFFFVFLFSSTELLFLTIMAHNQYAAISQPIHYPMIMNPWVCAQMTLPSVVSSMIYAGFHTGNIFWLPFCQSNMVHQFFCDAPSLLKLSCSNTSKNEILIFISTVVITGAALPSSPCVIFTYFLLCSSFQPDMSKERPFPPVSLTSLW, translated from the coding sequence ATGGTGACTGAATTCCTGCTTACAAGATTTTCTGATGTGTGGGAGTACAGAGTTTTACAAGCCATGCTATTCCTACTGATGTACTTGGCAACCCTGATGGGCAACTTTCTCATTGTCACAGTAACCATACTTGATGAGAAACTTCatacacccatgtacttcttccccAGGAACCTATCTGCATTGGACATGTGCTACATTTCTGTCACTGTACCTACGACATTTGTTATCTTCCTGCTTGAGAGCAAAGCAGTTTCCATTGTTGGATGTGCAGCtcagtttttctttgtgtttttattttcttctacagaGCTACTGTTTCTCACCATCATGGCCCATAACCAATATGCGGCCATTTCTCAGCCCATCCACTACCCAATGATTATGAACCCTTGGGTCTGTGCCCAGATGACACTGCCTTCTGTTGTTAGTAGTATGATCTATGCAGGATTCCACACAGGCAATATATTCTGGCTGCCCTTCTGTCAGTCCAACATGgtccatcagttcttctgtgatgCCCCCTCTCTGCTGAAACTCTCCTGTTCTAACacttcaaaaaatgaaattttaatttttatctctacAGTGGTAATCACTGGTGCTGCTTTACCTTCATCACCATGtgttatattcacatattttctactgtgctcAAGTTTCCAACCTGATATGAGTAAAGAAAGGCCTTTTCCACCTGTATCCCTCACATCCTTGTGGTAA